CGAGCAAATCTTTAAGTATATGGCAGCAGGAGAGCACCAGATAGTTTTTAACACATGATGTCTGCAGCCTCTTTTTCTATAAAGCTTAACAATTAAAGAACATCCAGTTTTACTACAATAGCCAGGAGGATTTGAAGAAGGGCTTGGATGTTCACGGCCAAGTCAGTATCCGTTGTTGTCACTTTAACATGCTTGGAACCTTCGATCACCGTTTTCTGCGTATTTTTTTGCTTTGTTTTAATAAATTGCTTCAAGTCCTGCACCACAGCTTTTGTTTGATTTGAATCACCGACTGTGATGCTGAGAACAACCGCGATGGCAACCTGGATGCCCAGCTGCAATGATACGGCAGCCTGCGTATCTGTTGTTTGAACTTCGACATCTTCAGAATCCTTTACAATAATCCATTCGAAGGACTCTTGATCGTTAGAAACGGACTGATCTCCTTGTTGAAGTACGTCCGCATCTTTTTGTTTATCATCATCGCAATGATCCAAAGCTCTCCACTTTTTCTCACTCATGTTGTTCACCTCTTTCATTTTTTAATGAACTTGATTACAAGACGTCTAATTTAACAACTAAAGCTACAAGAACTTGCAGAAGTGCCTGGATGTTAACAGCCAGATCTGTGTCCGTTGTTGTGATTTTGACATCTTTTGAGTTGTCAATCAGAACCTTTTGCTTGTTCGTCTGCTCCGCATCAAATTGCTGGAACAGCTCTTGTGCAACAGACTCACCTTCATCTGAGTCGCCAATTGTGATGCTGACAACGAGTGCAATAGCCAGCTGCAAGCCTACTTGAAGAGATACAGCGGCCTGTGTATCAGTAGAATGCACCTCAACATTGCAGGAATCTTTAATCCAAATTAATTCATCTGATTCCTGATCCACAAATGATTTTTGAACACCGTCTTGTACCACTTCCGCGTCCTCTTCCTGTTCCTCGTGCTTGTCGTGATGATTCTCTTCCTCATGGCGCTTCCGTTTTCTTCTTTTGGACTCGTAGTCGTCATAGTATTTTGACATAGTTCTAACCCTCCTTTTTTGCGTTATATCATACCGTATGAAGTTAGCAGTCTTTCGGGAAGGGCATCTGTAACTGTTTTAGAAAATAAAAAATGCCCCAAAGACGGGGCTTTAGGGCAAAGTCGTTATTTTGATTCTTTTTTGTCGACAGGCGGCTTTTTCATAAATGAATCCACTTGCTTCGTCAGGTCTTCCACCAGATCTTTAAACATTTTTTTCTGCTCATCGGACAGTTTGCTTTTTGCTTTTTCGATATTCACACCGTTTTTTTGAAGCGTCGTGCTTACAAGTAGATCAATGACCTTATCGGACAGGATTTTCGGATTTTTGGAAGAATCGCTCATCAATACCGCTCCTTTATGAATAGTGATTTCTTATCAGCATATGCGCCTAATCTCCAGAAGGAAACTATATGCTGCTGATGTTAAGCGGTGGGTATGGAGTGAAAACAAAATGGCTGTGTCAGGGAAAGAAGATCGCTGAATGAGGTCTGTCACGAGGGATATATAATAAAAGGAGAGTTTAGAAGGACAGAAATAGAGACAATGAGAGAAAGGCTGTGAGAAGGTCAAACAGCATAAATGAGGAAGCTAGCGAAAATCTCTGCAATGAGGTCCTTTCCATGTGCAGAACGT
The genomic region above belongs to Domibacillus sp. DTU_2020_1001157_1_SI_ALB_TIR_016 and contains:
- a CDS encoding spore coat protein gives rise to the protein MSKYYDDYESKRRKRKRHEEENHHDKHEEQEEDAEVVQDGVQKSFVDQESDELIWIKDSCNVEVHSTDTQAAVSLQVGLQLAIALVVSITIGDSDEGESVAQELFQQFDAEQTNKQKVLIDNSKDVKITTTDTDLAVNIQALLQVLVALVVKLDVL
- a CDS encoding spore coat protein, translating into MSDSSKNPKILSDKVIDLLVSTTLQKNGVNIEKAKSKLSDEQKKMFKDLVEDLTKQVDSFMKKPPVDKKESK
- a CDS encoding spore coat protein, with amino-acid sequence MSEKKWRALDHCDDDKQKDADVLQQGDQSVSNDQESFEWIIVKDSEDVEVQTTDTQAAVSLQLGIQVAIAVVLSITVGDSNQTKAVVQDLKQFIKTKQKNTQKTVIEGSKHVKVTTTDTDLAVNIQALLQILLAIVVKLDVL